Proteins found in one Herbiconiux sp. A18JL235 genomic segment:
- a CDS encoding LacI family DNA-binding transcriptional regulator, translating to MTTIRDVARVAGVSPATVSRVVNGLIGYSAETQRRVEAAIATLNYEPDTLARGLKTKQTAVIGVLAPVVSDALASEIMSGVEAAARLRGHSVMLGRTGPASTFAASYLRTLRTYRAAGVILISAAVTPEMRRALGSSIPLMSVAIRDGRRFPSIAIDDEVAAYDGTRHLIALGHRRIGLLAGDPESVLVNTVRKRGYLRAMSEAGLAPVMEHGNSLYDSAPPALARLMAQDAQLTAVFALSDEMGAAVVNELQRQGRRVPDDISVLGFDNTRTSLHVHPALSTIAQPLERMGELAVEKLLAVGESSGGVTPRILPHRLIERGSTAPVARSARHERPEPPAPPAPAA from the coding sequence ATGACGACCATCAGGGACGTCGCCCGGGTCGCCGGGGTCTCGCCCGCCACCGTCTCACGGGTGGTGAACGGGCTCATCGGCTACTCCGCCGAGACCCAGCGCCGGGTCGAGGCGGCCATCGCCACCCTCAACTACGAGCCCGACACCCTCGCCCGCGGGCTCAAGACCAAGCAGACCGCCGTCATCGGCGTGCTCGCCCCCGTCGTCTCCGACGCCCTCGCCTCCGAGATCATGAGCGGCGTCGAGGCCGCTGCCCGCCTGCGCGGCCACTCGGTGATGCTCGGCCGCACCGGCCCCGCGTCGACCTTCGCCGCGAGCTACCTGCGCACCCTCCGCACCTACCGGGCCGCCGGGGTCATCCTCATCTCAGCCGCAGTCACCCCCGAGATGCGGCGCGCGCTGGGCTCGAGCATCCCACTCATGTCGGTGGCCATCCGCGACGGCCGCCGCTTTCCGAGCATCGCCATCGACGACGAGGTCGCCGCCTACGACGGCACCCGTCACCTGATCGCCCTCGGCCACCGCCGCATCGGCCTGCTGGCGGGCGACCCCGAGTCGGTGCTGGTGAACACCGTGCGCAAGCGCGGCTACCTGCGAGCCATGAGCGAGGCGGGGCTCGCCCCCGTCATGGAGCACGGCAACTCGCTCTACGACTCGGCCCCTCCCGCGCTCGCCCGGCTGATGGCTCAGGATGCGCAGCTCACCGCCGTCTTCGCCCTGAGCGACGAGATGGGCGCCGCCGTCGTGAACGAGCTGCAGCGGCAGGGCCGGCGTGTGCCCGACGACATCTCGGTGCTCGGCTTCGACAACACGCGCACCTCGCTGCACGTGCACCCCGCCCTCTCGACGATCGCGCAGCCGCTCGAACGCATGGGCGAGCTCGCCGTCGAGAAGCTGCTCGCGGTGGGTGAGTCGTCGGGCGGCGTCACACCGCGCATCCTGCCCCACCGTCTCATCGAGCGCGGGTCGACCGCGCCGGTGGCGCGGAGTGCCCGGCACGAGCGACCCGAACCGCCCGCGCCACCCGCACCCGCCGCCTGA
- a CDS encoding ABC transporter substrate-binding protein produces MMQRRRDRRIAVGLALTAAAAITLTACSGSGSGAGTPAAEAELEGRGPIQYVSSPDASGAAQATIDAWNAEHPDEQVTWVELPLDADQQRQQMVQNAQVEGDAYSVLNLDVVWTSEFAANRWITALPEDALPVDELVPATVEAASYRDTLYGAPYYTDGALLYSRTDLLTAAGITEAPTTWAEMQEDCTAVLALPEAAGMSCYAGQFDKNEGLTVNFSEAVASAGGSLFDADGNPTVDTPEAKTALEFLVEGFESGMIPRDAITFQEEQGRQAFQEGKLVFLRNWPYIYKSLSATDGSSSVAGKFGVSAIPGEDGPGVSTLGGRNIAISSFAENKATALEFIAFFTNREQEEARLALSSRAPVFPEFFEDAAVTANYPYLPTLLTSLENAQPRPKVVAYGATTAAIQDEIYAALTGDKTPNAALTELQTKLTDITNG; encoded by the coding sequence ATGATGCAACGACGCCGTGATCGACGGATCGCCGTCGGCCTAGCGCTGACCGCAGCCGCAGCGATCACCCTCACCGCCTGCTCGGGCTCGGGATCGGGAGCCGGCACTCCTGCCGCCGAGGCCGAGCTCGAGGGCCGAGGGCCCATCCAGTACGTGTCGAGCCCCGACGCCTCGGGTGCCGCTCAGGCCACGATCGACGCCTGGAACGCCGAGCACCCCGACGAGCAGGTCACCTGGGTCGAACTTCCGCTCGACGCCGACCAGCAGCGCCAGCAGATGGTGCAGAACGCCCAGGTCGAGGGCGACGCCTATTCGGTGCTCAACCTCGATGTGGTCTGGACCAGCGAGTTCGCCGCCAACCGCTGGATCACCGCCCTTCCCGAAGACGCCCTCCCCGTCGACGAGCTCGTCCCCGCCACCGTCGAGGCCGCGAGCTACCGCGACACGCTCTACGGCGCTCCGTACTACACCGACGGCGCGCTGCTCTACTCGCGCACCGACCTGCTCACCGCCGCCGGCATCACCGAGGCGCCCACCACCTGGGCCGAGATGCAGGAGGACTGCACCGCGGTGCTCGCCCTCCCCGAGGCCGCGGGCATGTCGTGCTACGCGGGCCAGTTCGACAAGAACGAGGGCCTCACGGTGAACTTCAGCGAGGCCGTCGCCTCGGCCGGCGGCTCGCTCTTCGACGCCGACGGCAACCCCACCGTCGACACCCCCGAGGCGAAGACCGCGCTCGAGTTCCTGGTCGAGGGCTTCGAGTCGGGGATGATCCCGCGCGACGCCATCACCTTCCAGGAGGAGCAGGGCCGGCAGGCGTTCCAGGAGGGCAAGCTCGTCTTCCTCCGCAACTGGCCCTACATCTACAAGTCGCTCTCCGCGACCGACGGCTCGTCGAGCGTCGCCGGGAAGTTCGGCGTGAGCGCCATCCCCGGTGAAGACGGCCCCGGCGTCTCCACCCTCGGTGGCCGCAACATCGCCATCTCGAGCTTCGCCGAGAACAAGGCGACAGCGCTCGAGTTCATCGCGTTCTTCACGAACCGCGAGCAGGAGGAGGCCCGCCTCGCCCTCAGCTCCCGCGCGCCCGTCTTCCCCGAGTTCTTCGAAGACGCGGCCGTGACGGCGAACTACCCCTACCTGCCGACGCTGCTGACCTCGCTCGAGAACGCCCAGCCGCGCCCGAAGGTCGTCGCCTACGGCGCCACCACGGCCGCCATCCAGGACGAGATCTACGCCGCCCTCACCGGCGACAAGACCCCGAATGCAGCCCTCACCGAGCTGCAGACCAAGCTGACC
- the pntB gene encoding Re/Si-specific NAD(P)(+) transhydrogenase subunit beta, with protein sequence MTEVTLATGIAASVAGAAYIVAALLFVLSLAGLSRHESSRQGVVFGIVGMAIALLATVWLTVSQAWGTPQAVTGLVALVVAMAVGAAVGLWRARRVEMTGMPELIALLHSFVGLAAVLVGWNGALHDTGLTGALRDIHHAEVFIGVFIGAVTFTGSIVAFLKLSARISSKPLMLPGKNVLNVGALVVFVGLTVWYVISPSLGLLIAVTALALALGWHLVASIGGGDMPVVVSMLNSYSGWAAAAAGFLLDNDLLIVVGALVGSSGAYLSYIMCKAMNRSFLSVIAGGFGIAAPRRGDEEVGEHREIDAGGVADLLANASSVVITPGYGMAVAQAQYPVAELAARLRERGVEVRFGIHPVAGRLPGHMNVLLAEAKVPYDIVLEMDEVNDDLASTSVVLVIGANDTVNPAAAEDPGSPIAGMPVLRVWEAENVIVFKRSMASGYAGVQNPLFFRDNAQMLFGDAKERVEDILREL encoded by the coding sequence ATGACCGAGGTCACTCTCGCGACCGGCATCGCCGCATCCGTCGCCGGCGCCGCCTACATCGTCGCCGCCCTGCTGTTCGTGCTGAGCCTCGCCGGCCTCAGCCGCCACGAGAGCTCCCGTCAGGGAGTGGTCTTCGGCATCGTCGGCATGGCCATCGCCCTCCTCGCGACGGTGTGGCTCACCGTCTCGCAGGCGTGGGGAACCCCGCAGGCGGTCACCGGACTCGTCGCCCTCGTCGTCGCCATGGCGGTCGGTGCCGCGGTCGGTCTGTGGCGGGCGCGTCGGGTCGAGATGACGGGCATGCCCGAGCTGATCGCGCTGCTGCACAGCTTCGTGGGACTGGCCGCGGTGCTGGTGGGCTGGAACGGCGCGCTCCACGACACCGGCCTCACGGGGGCGCTGCGCGACATCCACCACGCCGAGGTGTTCATCGGCGTGTTCATCGGTGCCGTCACCTTCACCGGGTCGATCGTCGCGTTCTTGAAGTTGTCGGCCCGCATCTCGTCGAAGCCGCTGATGCTCCCCGGCAAGAACGTGCTGAACGTGGGCGCGCTGGTCGTGTTCGTCGGGCTCACCGTCTGGTACGTCATCTCGCCCTCGCTCGGGCTGCTCATCGCTGTGACCGCGCTGGCCCTCGCGCTCGGCTGGCACCTGGTGGCCTCCATCGGCGGTGGCGACATGCCGGTCGTGGTCTCGATGCTCAACAGCTACTCGGGGTGGGCCGCGGCAGCGGCCGGCTTCCTGCTCGACAACGACCTGCTCATCGTTGTGGGTGCGCTCGTCGGCTCCTCGGGCGCCTACCTTTCGTACATCATGTGCAAGGCGATGAACCGGTCGTTCCTCTCGGTCATCGCGGGCGGCTTCGGCATCGCAGCGCCCCGTCGCGGCGACGAGGAGGTGGGCGAGCACCGCGAGATCGACGCCGGCGGTGTCGCCGACCTGCTCGCCAACGCGTCGAGCGTGGTGATCACCCCCGGGTACGGCATGGCGGTGGCACAGGCGCAGTACCCCGTGGCGGAGCTCGCCGCCAGGCTGCGGGAACGGGGCGTCGAGGTGCGCTTCGGCATCCACCCCGTGGCCGGGCGGCTGCCCGGGCACATGAACGTGCTGCTGGCCGAGGCCAAGGTGCCCTACGACATCGTGCTCGAGATGGACGAGGTGAACGACGACCTCGCCTCCACCTCGGTCGTGCTCGTCATCGGCGCCAACGACACGGTGAATCCGGCAGCCGCCGAAGACCCGGGCAGCCCCATCGCCGGCATGCCCGTGCTTCGGGTGTGGGAGGCAGAGAACGTCATCGTGTTCAAACGCTCGATGGCCTCAGGGTACGCGGGCGTGCAGAACCCGCTGTTCTTCCGCGACAACGCGCAGATGCTGTTCGGCGACGCGAAGGAGCGGGTGGAGGACATCCTGCGGGAGCTGTGA